A DNA window from Chryseobacterium sp. MEBOG06 contains the following coding sequences:
- a CDS encoding RidA family protein, translating to MEKQIFNPWEWGKNTNSAQAVEVKNVTGTLYCSGQVAIDANGIPSNADMRSQLIQTIQNLEQLISEAGYDCKNIVRLNVYTTSTQEFFTSCMDVYVPFIQKHGIQQATTLLEVKGLFATLTVELEATVVR from the coding sequence AAAAACAGATTTTCAATCCTTGGGAATGGGGTAAAAACACAAATTCAGCACAAGCCGTTGAGGTAAAAAATGTAACAGGGACTCTTTACTGTTCCGGGCAGGTAGCGATAGACGCTAATGGTATACCAAGTAATGCAGATATGCGCTCGCAGCTGATCCAAACTATTCAAAATCTTGAACAACTGATAAGCGAAGCAGGCTACGACTGTAAGAATATAGTAAGACTGAATGTTTATACTACCTCAACACAGGAGTTTTTTACAAGCTGCATGGACGTATATGTGCCATTTATCCAAAAACACGGCATTCAGCAAGCGACAACTTTACTTGAGGTAAAAGGACTTTTTGCAACGCTCACGGTAGAACTGGAAGCTACAGTGGTAAGATAA
- a CDS encoding YXWGXW repeat-containing protein, translating into MKKIKFPFHEDLFLMEGITASNSKHLFTVNLYTALKKLIMVSLIALFANVSVFAQNTGYMDDQSSITVRAETAPPPLPDYVQPPCPGDGYLWTPGYWNWATNGYYWVPGVWVLPPAINLLWTPGYWGFYDSFYGWHPGYWGPRVGYYGGINYGFGYFGNGFYGGRWDGGRFMYNTSVWRVNKNIHNTYIEKVNINNKNRISFNGEKGVSYRPNKDEMDGMRNNRIEASKEQMDHEMKMRDNMGQFHNNSGPMIHSMDHPGGQGFDRGGREMRMGGMNRGEGRGRR; encoded by the coding sequence ATGAAAAAAATCAAATTTCCCTTTCATGAGGACTTATTTCTGATGGAAGGAATTACAGCATCCAATAGTAAACATCTGTTTACTGTAAACTTATACACTGCACTGAAGAAACTGATAATGGTTTCTTTAATTGCTCTGTTTGCAAATGTTTCTGTGTTTGCACAGAATACCGGATATATGGATGATCAGTCTTCTATTACGGTAAGAGCAGAAACTGCACCACCGCCGCTTCCTGATTACGTTCAGCCTCCATGTCCCGGAGACGGTTACCTGTGGACCCCCGGATATTGGAACTGGGCTACGAATGGGTATTATTGGGTTCCGGGAGTTTGGGTATTACCTCCTGCCATTAATCTATTATGGACTCCCGGATATTGGGGGTTCTATGACAGTTTCTACGGATGGCATCCCGGATATTGGGGACCACGTGTAGGATATTATGGAGGAATCAATTATGGGTTTGGGTACTTTGGAAATGGATTTTATGGCGGAAGATGGGATGGCGGACGTTTTATGTACAATACTTCAGTGTGGAGGGTCAACAAAAATATACATAATACCTACATCGAGAAGGTTAATATCAACAATAAAAACCGTATCAGCTTTAATGGGGAGAAAGGAGTATCCTACCGTCCTAATAAAGATGAAATGGATGGTATGCGCAACAACCGTATTGAAGCGAGTAAAGAACAGATGGATCACGAAATGAAAATGAGGGACAATATGGGACAGTTTCATAATAATTCCGGCCCTATGATTCATAGTATGGATCATCCGGGAGGTCAGGGATTTGATAGAGGAGGGCGGGAAATGAGGATGGGAGGAATGAACAGAGGAGAAGGAAGAGGAAGAAGATAA
- a CDS encoding MarR family winged helix-turn-helix transcriptional regulator translates to MNYTLVKDFMTLLEEFEAEVCTHPDTYALDIQGFKTWISDRENAEGQDNQDEPYWEGKENGRTAESAINTLLVHLNRYAKTYSKSAISNSEFSTQEDFIYLINLKAFGQMTKMELIKKNIHDKPVGMLIIARLLRLGWIEQSESDVDKRSKLICISEAGLLALERQMEKIRQATNIVAGNLSYSEKMNLIHILNKLDRFHYPIFSRNINSDDLIATVYEEYSPGK, encoded by the coding sequence ATGAATTATACGCTTGTTAAAGACTTTATGACGCTGCTGGAAGAGTTTGAAGCAGAAGTCTGTACCCATCCTGATACTTATGCTTTAGATATTCAGGGCTTTAAAACATGGATATCTGACCGGGAAAATGCAGAAGGACAAGATAACCAGGATGAGCCATACTGGGAAGGTAAGGAGAATGGCAGAACAGCAGAAAGTGCGATCAATACATTACTTGTTCACCTCAACCGGTATGCAAAGACCTATTCAAAATCTGCGATCTCCAATTCTGAGTTTTCTACTCAGGAAGATTTTATCTATCTGATCAACCTTAAAGCTTTCGGACAGATGACCAAGATGGAGCTTATCAAGAAAAACATTCATGATAAACCTGTCGGAATGCTGATCATTGCACGGCTGCTGCGCCTGGGCTGGATAGAACAGAGTGAATCTGATGTGGATAAACGGAGTAAACTGATCTGTATTTCAGAAGCAGGATTGCTGGCATTGGAAAGGCAGATGGAAAAAATTCGCCAGGCAACTAATATTGTGGCTGGAAACCTTTCCTATAGCGAAAAAATGAATCTTATCCATATCCTTAATAAGCTGGATAGGTTTCATTATCCTATTTTCTCAAGAAATATAAACTCAGATGACCTTATAGCAACAGTATATGAAGAGTATTCACCGGGGAAATAA
- the hemH gene encoding ferrochelatase has protein sequence MAKKGILLINLGSPRSTAVNDVKEYLDEFLMDEKVIDYRWIFRALLVQGIILKTRPQKSAEAYKTVWTDEGSPLIVITKKIRQKLQKLVDVPVEIGMRYAEPSIETGIRNLVEKGVSEIVLFPLYPQYAMSTTETVIEKAEEVRKKKFPEVTINYIQPFYHRDIYTDCLAESIREKLPEKFDALMFSYHGVPERHIYKTDPTKTCNMNDCCSRETNPSHPFCYRHQCFSTTERVIKKLGLSKDKVIVSFQSRLGKDKWMEPYTDHTLETIPAKGVKKLAVVCPAFVSDCLETLEEISVEGKHQFLESGGENFNYIPCLNDEDRWIEVIRTLCEEKLNQFYLI, from the coding sequence TTGGCTAAAAAAGGAATATTATTAATCAATCTTGGTTCTCCAAGATCAACTGCTGTGAATGATGTAAAGGAATATCTGGATGAGTTCCTTATGGATGAAAAGGTAATTGACTATCGCTGGATTTTCCGGGCTCTTTTAGTTCAGGGAATCATTTTAAAAACCAGACCGCAAAAATCTGCTGAGGCTTATAAGACCGTCTGGACAGATGAAGGCTCTCCCCTGATTGTTATTACCAAAAAAATCAGGCAAAAACTTCAAAAGCTCGTCGATGTACCTGTGGAAATCGGAATGAGATATGCAGAACCCAGCATCGAAACAGGAATCAGAAATCTTGTTGAAAAAGGGGTTTCAGAGATCGTTCTTTTCCCTCTGTATCCTCAGTATGCAATGAGTACAACCGAAACCGTTATTGAAAAAGCCGAAGAGGTAAGAAAGAAGAAATTTCCGGAAGTAACCATCAATTATATACAGCCTTTCTATCATCGTGATATTTATACCGATTGCCTGGCAGAAAGTATCAGAGAAAAGCTTCCTGAAAAATTTGATGCTTTGATGTTTTCTTATCACGGGGTTCCGGAGCGGCATATTTATAAAACAGATCCTACTAAAACCTGTAATATGAACGATTGCTGTTCCAGAGAAACCAACCCGAGCCATCCGTTTTGTTACCGTCATCAGTGCTTTAGTACTACCGAACGTGTGATCAAAAAACTTGGACTTTCAAAAGATAAAGTAATTGTTTCTTTTCAGTCCAGACTGGGAAAAGATAAATGGATGGAACCTTATACGGACCATACTTTGGAAACTATTCCTGCTAAAGGAGTTAAAAAACTGGCGGTAGTATGTCCTGCTTTTGTTTCCGATTGCCTTGAGACCCTGGAAGAAATATCTGTAGAAGGAAAACATCAGTTTTTAGAATCAGGAGGTGAGAACTTTAATTATATACCGTGCCTGAATGATGAGGACCGCTGGATTGAAGTGATCCGTACTTTATGTGAAGAAAAATTAAATCAGTTCTATCTGATATAA
- a CDS encoding cryptochrome/photolyase family protein — translation MNEINIFWFRRDLRLEDNIGLYQALQSGLKVIPIFIFDTGILRQLHNKYDRRVDYIHQALQQLHDELQKYGSGLHIFYGEVEEIFEKVVAKFNINTVFCNRDYEPQAIKRDQTVARLLSKHTIQFKEFKDQVIFEKDEIVKSDHSPYTVFTPYSRKWKENMTAVKSVRIDTSHFVEFHEGSEIVTLAEIGFEKTDLEFKKPELDSKIIADYQKYRDFPALNHTTHLGIALRFGTISVRKCVKYAAEHNEIWLNELIWREFFMQILFHFPSVVTHCFKKKYENINWRNDEDEFKAWCEGRTGYPIVDAGMRELNETGFMHNRVRMITASFLTKHLLIDWRWGEAYFAEKLLDYDLSANNGNWQWAAGCGCDAAPYFRIFNPYEQTKKFDKDLKYIKKWLPENYREEPVVDHKNARERALKVYKEGLAD, via the coding sequence ATGAACGAGATAAATATTTTTTGGTTTAGAAGAGATTTAAGATTAGAAGATAATATTGGACTTTACCAAGCACTGCAATCAGGGTTGAAAGTGATTCCTATATTTATTTTTGATACCGGAATCCTGCGCCAGCTTCATAACAAATATGACAGAAGGGTAGACTATATTCACCAGGCACTTCAGCAGCTTCACGATGAATTGCAGAAATACGGCAGCGGACTTCATATTTTTTACGGAGAGGTGGAAGAGATTTTTGAAAAAGTGGTCGCTAAATTCAATATTAATACTGTTTTTTGTAACAGAGATTATGAGCCTCAGGCTATAAAAAGAGATCAGACCGTTGCACGATTACTTTCGAAACATACCATTCAGTTTAAAGAGTTTAAAGATCAGGTGATCTTTGAGAAAGATGAAATTGTAAAAAGTGACCATTCCCCTTATACGGTGTTTACGCCCTATTCCAGGAAATGGAAGGAAAACATGACCGCTGTTAAAAGTGTTAGGATTGATACGAGCCATTTTGTGGAGTTTCATGAAGGTTCAGAAATTGTAACGCTTGCGGAAATTGGATTTGAAAAAACCGATCTTGAATTTAAAAAGCCGGAACTGGATTCGAAAATTATCGCCGATTACCAGAAATACAGAGATTTTCCGGCGCTGAATCACACTACCCATCTGGGTATTGCGCTTCGTTTTGGAACGATTTCCGTAAGAAAATGTGTCAAATATGCTGCTGAGCATAATGAAATATGGCTAAATGAGCTGATATGGCGGGAATTTTTTATGCAGATCCTCTTTCATTTTCCATCAGTTGTTACCCATTGTTTTAAAAAGAAATATGAAAATATTAACTGGCGAAATGATGAAGATGAATTTAAGGCATGGTGTGAAGGCAGAACAGGATATCCGATTGTAGATGCAGGGATGAGAGAACTCAATGAAACAGGGTTTATGCACAACAGGGTAAGAATGATCACTGCAAGCTTCCTTACCAAACACCTTCTTATCGACTGGCGGTGGGGAGAAGCCTATTTTGCGGAAAAGCTGCTGGATTATGATCTTTCAGCCAACAACGGAAACTGGCAGTGGGCTGCAGGATGCGGGTGTGATGCGGCCCCTTATTTCAGGATATTCAATCCCTATGAGCAGACCAAAAAGTTTGATAAAGACTTAAAATACATTAAAAAATGGCTTCCGGAAAACTACCGCGAAGAGCCGGTTGTGGATCATAAAAATGCCAGAGAACGTGCATTAAAAGTATATAAAGAAGGACTGGCAGATTAA
- a CDS encoding PleD family two-component system response regulator encodes MSKKKILIFDDDKAILEVVTIIFEENGYEVKISETSHDILERVADYQPDVILMDNWIPKIGGVEATKLLKSNEEFKHIPVIYVTANNDIVALAAEAQADDYVSKPFNLEDLEDMVAKHMKENV; translated from the coding sequence ATGAGTAAAAAGAAAATTTTAATTTTTGATGATGATAAAGCTATTTTAGAAGTAGTCACGATAATCTTTGAAGAGAACGGATATGAAGTTAAAATTTCGGAAACATCACACGATATTCTGGAAAGAGTAGCAGATTATCAGCCGGATGTTATTTTAATGGACAACTGGATCCCCAAAATTGGTGGAGTGGAAGCTACAAAACTTCTTAAAAGCAACGAGGAATTTAAACACATTCCGGTCATCTATGTAACCGCAAATAATGATATTGTTGCACTGGCTGCTGAAGCTCAGGCAGACGATTATGTTTCAAAACCTTTTAATCTGGAGGATCTGGAAGATATGGTTGCCAAGCATATGAAAGAGAATGTATAG
- a CDS encoding chemotaxis protein CheB — MKTQKDTELIIIGGSAGSLQVIIEMVKNLDDTLNIPVLLVVHRKAHATNILQTLLQQFTSLPVIEVEDKTELQDGSIYIVPADYHLLFENKKNMSLDSSEKMNYSRPSIDVTFKSAAEIYGEKLIGILLSGANADGVEGLAYIKKNNGLVWIQDPVTAEVDYMPRHAVEEINYDLIIKPSNLANLINQL; from the coding sequence ATGAAAACACAAAAGGATACAGAACTAATTATTATAGGAGGCTCAGCAGGAAGCTTGCAGGTGATCATTGAGATGGTTAAAAATTTAGATGACACCCTAAATATTCCCGTTTTGCTGGTTGTTCATAGGAAGGCACATGCCACTAATATTCTTCAGACTTTATTGCAGCAGTTTACATCACTGCCTGTGATTGAAGTTGAAGATAAAACCGAACTTCAGGATGGCAGTATCTATATTGTTCCGGCAGACTACCATCTGCTGTTTGAGAATAAGAAAAATATGTCGCTGGACAGTTCAGAAAAGATGAATTATTCCCGTCCTTCTATTGATGTAACCTTTAAATCTGCTGCCGAAATTTATGGCGAAAAGCTGATCGGTATATTATTGTCCGGAGCCAATGCAGATGGAGTGGAGGGCCTGGCTTACATCAAGAAAAATAATGGCCTGGTTTGGATTCAGGATCCCGTAACGGCGGAGGTGGATTATATGCCCAGACATGCAGTTGAAGAAATTAATTATGATTTAATCATTAAACCTAGTAATTTAGCAAATCTTATAAATCAATTATAA
- a CDS encoding CheR family methyltransferase, translating to MLEPSIIKDEEIEYLINDVYEMYGYDFSGYSRASFKRRVNRICLLDRFTSFAELRYTIINDQEYLKRFVEEVTVNVTEMFRDPVFFKTLREKILLQLGTYPLIRIWIAGCSTGEEIYSVAILLKEAGLYHKSLIYGTDLNPSVLETARAGVFPLQQMKLYSENYIQSGGKKDFSDYYTANYDSVRFDKSLQEKLILSTHNLVSDSSFNSFQLIICRNVLIYFDRELQERVFSLFDNSLENLGFLALGAKETLKFSTIDKNYHQVEDQKIWKKLDHH from the coding sequence ATGCTGGAACCGAGTATCATTAAAGATGAAGAAATAGAGTACCTGATCAACGATGTTTATGAGATGTACGGTTATGATTTTTCAGGATACAGCCGTGCTTCTTTTAAGCGGAGAGTAAACCGTATCTGCTTGCTAGACAGATTTACCAGCTTTGCAGAACTTAGATATACCATCATCAATGACCAGGAATATTTGAAGCGTTTTGTAGAAGAAGTTACGGTGAACGTCACGGAGATGTTCAGAGACCCGGTTTTTTTTAAAACTTTAAGAGAAAAAATACTGCTTCAGCTAGGTACCTATCCGTTAATCAGAATCTGGATTGCAGGCTGTTCAACAGGAGAGGAAATCTACTCTGTTGCTATCCTGCTGAAAGAAGCAGGTCTTTATCATAAATCACTGATTTATGGGACAGATTTGAATCCCTCCGTTCTGGAAACCGCCAGAGCAGGAGTCTTTCCTTTACAGCAGATGAAACTCTATTCTGAAAATTATATTCAGTCTGGAGGGAAAAAGGATTTTTCTGATTACTATACTGCCAATTATGACAGTGTGAGATTTGATAAAAGCTTGCAGGAAAAGCTTATCCTGTCAACCCATAATCTTGTATCAGACAGTTCTTTTAACAGTTTTCAGCTGATCATCTGCCGTAACGTTTTAATCTACTTTGACCGCGAACTTCAGGAAAGAGTTTTCAGCCTCTTCGATAATAGTCTGGAAAATTTAGGTTTTCTGGCTTTAGGAGCTAAAGAAACCCTTAAGTTTTCTACCATTGATAAAAACTATCATCAGGTTGAAGATCAGAAAATCTGGAAAAAGCTGGATCACCATTAA
- a CDS encoding response regulator: MNKKILIVDDDPRNIFALKLTLKSRGYLIESCTMAQEAIEMLKSGHQFSVILMDMMMPGMDGYEAIRIIKNTPEIADVPVIAVTAQAMPEDRQKCIEAGAIDYVSKPIDVDLLIKAIEKLS, from the coding sequence ATGAATAAGAAAATCTTAATTGTGGATGATGATCCACGTAATATATTTGCACTGAAACTGACTTTAAAGTCTCGCGGATATCTGATAGAGAGCTGTACAATGGCTCAGGAAGCTATAGAAATGCTGAAGTCCGGTCATCAGTTTTCAGTGATCCTGATGGATATGATGATGCCGGGAATGGATGGTTATGAAGCTATCAGAATTATAAAAAATACTCCGGAAATCGCAGATGTTCCCGTAATAGCAGTGACCGCACAGGCCATGCCGGAAGACCGTCAGAAATGTATTGAAGCCGGAGCTATAGACTATGTTTCGAAACCGATTGACGTAGATCTGTTGATAAAAGCTATTGAAAAACTCTCATAA
- a CDS encoding response regulator, producing the protein MPKKIIRNLQFGVGLSLLILIASSVASYWSIQNQMSHRESLSKSRRSVTAVKDVLVALLDAETGNRGYQLTGREEFLEPYKRGLREYPKALIQAESLDLQDKNQLARLTSLKHSVDQVITNLKELVDNRRRGSVMTHQQIIIGKAYMDQCRKIVADFVRYEESQLEIKNKDLNRSSDTTVLFILFSAIAAVVVTIFFYIKMRADLIRRDKLERMLKQKDQETSRRVSAIQKIANRVANGDYSEKAVDNSEDDLGDLVGSLNNMTESLKISFDKINKSDWRQKGLALLNESLVGNKSVEEVSKKALHQLIDYGKCINGSLYLYDEGVLKLNKAFGLEGNMKKTFEPGEGMVGQAFLNAKTQVYNNLHEEDFVVTFASSTIKIYGILLIPVFADGHPIGVLELGSTSNFDEDRVSYFSECSINIGIALSAAKGREKEQQLLEETQAQSEELQVQHSELENLNTELEAQTQKLQASEEELKVQQEELMQANAELEERSRLLEEKNHLIAERNNEIQKKVEELALSTKYKSEFLANMSHELRTPLNSILLLSRLMAENPDENLNDDQVESAKVIQSSGTSLLTLIDEILDLAKIESGKMTLEYQDVVIEEVVKDLKSLFNPVFQEKALQFNIDIDSDIQEVIESDRLRIDQVLRNLLSNALKFTKEGSIGLSIKKHSEKPDFIIFSVKDTGVGIAKDKQRIIFEAFQQADGSTKRKFGGTGLGLSISREIAKLLGGELVLKSEVNEGSEFSFIIPVHAVAEAPQSETDQDLVEIIREDVEEIKSILDDAEADTFRPNTLEIPEEVADDRDHINEGDKVILIIEDDTNFAKALLKYAHMQKYKGIVVVRGDHGLSAAQKYHPHAILLDVQLPVKDGWEVMDELKSNPATRNIPVHMMSVLHLKKESLMKGAVDFINKPVALDKMTDVFSKIEEALKKGPQKVLIVEENAKHASALSYFLSNFNISLSVEHNVEDSVKALTSDHVDCVILDIGNLKGDEYHVIESIKSNEGLENLPIIIFTEQNLSKEEELKIKQYADSIVVKTAHSYQRILDEVGLFLHLVEEKNNFLENNTSRVLGSLTEVLSGKKVLITDDDVRNIFSLTKALEKYKVEVIVAMDGKHSLQQLKQNPDIDVILMDMMMPEMDGYETIKEIRKMQEFKRLPIIAITAKSMIGEREKCITAGASDYISKPVDIDQLLSLLRVWLYES; encoded by the coding sequence ATGCCGAAAAAAATTATACGAAATCTTCAGTTTGGAGTAGGTCTTTCGCTTTTGATTTTAATAGCCAGTTCAGTGGCTTCCTACTGGAGTATTCAAAATCAGATGAGTCACAGAGAGAGCCTGTCAAAAAGCCGGCGTTCAGTGACTGCTGTTAAAGATGTTTTAGTAGCACTGTTAGATGCAGAAACGGGGAACAGAGGTTATCAGCTGACCGGAAGGGAAGAGTTTCTTGAGCCTTACAAAAGGGGTTTGAGAGAATATCCAAAGGCATTGATACAGGCAGAATCACTAGACTTACAGGATAAAAATCAGCTGGCAAGACTTACCAGTCTGAAACATAGCGTTGATCAGGTGATCACTAATCTGAAGGAGCTTGTTGATAACAGACGAAGAGGAAGTGTAATGACTCATCAGCAAATTATAATCGGTAAAGCCTATATGGACCAGTGCCGGAAAATTGTAGCTGATTTCGTTAGATACGAGGAAAGTCAGCTTGAAATTAAAAATAAAGACCTTAACCGTTCGTCCGATACTACGGTTTTATTTATTCTCTTTTCTGCCATAGCAGCAGTAGTAGTGACAATCTTTTTTTACATTAAAATGAGAGCAGACCTTATCAGAAGAGATAAGCTGGAGAGAATGCTGAAGCAAAAAGATCAGGAAACGTCAAGAAGAGTAAGTGCTATCCAGAAAATTGCCAATAGGGTAGCTAATGGTGATTATAGTGAAAAGGCAGTAGACAATTCAGAGGATGATCTGGGAGATCTGGTGGGTTCTCTCAATAACATGACCGAATCTCTTAAAATTTCTTTTGATAAAATAAATAAAAGCGATTGGCGCCAGAAAGGGCTTGCTTTGCTGAATGAATCCCTGGTAGGGAACAAATCTGTGGAGGAAGTGTCTAAAAAAGCACTGCACCAGCTGATTGACTACGGAAAATGTATCAATGGCTCCCTTTATCTTTATGACGAAGGAGTTTTGAAACTGAATAAAGCTTTCGGTTTGGAAGGCAATATGAAAAAGACCTTTGAACCGGGAGAGGGAATGGTAGGACAGGCTTTTTTAAATGCCAAAACACAGGTCTACAACAATCTTCATGAAGAAGATTTTGTGGTTACTTTCGCAAGCAGTACCATTAAAATATACGGAATCCTTTTGATTCCGGTTTTTGCAGACGGACACCCGATTGGAGTTCTGGAATTAGGATCTACCTCTAACTTTGATGAAGACAGGGTGAGCTACTTCTCAGAATGCAGCATTAACATAGGAATTGCATTGAGTGCAGCTAAAGGAAGAGAAAAAGAACAGCAGTTACTGGAAGAAACACAGGCTCAATCTGAAGAACTGCAGGTTCAGCACTCCGAACTTGAAAATCTGAATACTGAATTGGAAGCCCAGACTCAGAAGCTTCAGGCTTCGGAAGAAGAACTGAAAGTACAGCAGGAAGAATTGATGCAGGCCAATGCAGAACTTGAAGAACGTTCAAGATTATTGGAAGAAAAAAATCATCTGATTGCTGAACGGAACAATGAAATTCAAAAAAAGGTTGAAGAACTTGCCTTAAGCACAAAATATAAGTCTGAGTTCCTTGCAAATATGTCTCATGAACTTCGTACTCCGCTGAACTCTATCCTTCTTCTGTCCAGATTGATGGCTGAGAATCCGGATGAAAATCTCAACGATGATCAGGTTGAATCTGCAAAAGTAATTCAGAGTTCAGGAACAAGTCTGCTAACACTGATTGATGAAATTCTGGATTTGGCAAAAATAGAATCCGGTAAAATGACTCTTGAATATCAGGATGTTGTGATAGAAGAAGTTGTAAAAGATTTAAAGAGCCTTTTTAATCCTGTATTTCAGGAAAAAGCCCTTCAGTTTAATATTGACATTGATTCTGATATACAGGAGGTTATTGAAAGTGACCGCCTGAGAATTGATCAGGTATTGAGAAACTTACTGTCTAATGCTTTAAAGTTTACCAAAGAAGGAAGCATTGGCTTATCCATTAAAAAACACTCGGAGAAACCGGATTTCATTATATTCTCTGTAAAAGATACAGGAGTGGGAATTGCTAAAGATAAACAGAGGATTATATTTGAGGCATTTCAGCAGGCAGACGGTTCTACCAAAAGAAAATTCGGAGGAACAGGTTTGGGCTTGTCTATAAGCCGTGAAATTGCAAAACTTCTCGGTGGAGAACTTGTTTTGAAAAGTGAAGTTAATGAAGGCAGCGAATTTAGTTTTATAATTCCTGTTCATGCTGTTGCTGAAGCTCCTCAGAGTGAAACAGATCAGGATCTGGTAGAAATCATCCGTGAGGACGTTGAGGAAATTAAAAGCATTCTGGATGATGCAGAAGCTGACACATTCCGCCCGAATACTTTGGAGATTCCGGAAGAAGTAGCAGATGACAGAGATCATATCAATGAAGGAGATAAAGTTATCCTGATTATAGAAGATGATACCAATTTCGCGAAAGCCCTTCTTAAATACGCCCATATGCAGAAGTATAAGGGAATTGTTGTGGTGAGAGGAGACCATGGTCTTTCCGCTGCTCAGAAATACCATCCGCATGCTATATTGCTTGATGTGCAGCTTCCTGTGAAGGATGGCTGGGAGGTAATGGATGAACTTAAATCTAATCCTGCAACAAGGAATATTCCGGTTCATATGATGTCTGTACTGCATCTTAAAAAGGAAAGCCTCATGAAAGGTGCTGTGGATTTTATCAATAAACCCGTAGCTCTGGATAAAATGACTGATGTTTTCAGTAAAATTGAAGAAGCTTTAAAAAAAGGGCCTCAGAAAGTTCTTATCGTTGAGGAGAATGCCAAACATGCGAGTGCGTTGTCCTATTTCCTGAGCAATTTTAATATCTCCCTTTCCGTAGAGCACAATGTGGAAGACAGTGTAAAAGCACTTACTTCAGACCATGTTGACTGTGTTATTCTGGATATTGGAAATCTGAAAGGAGATGAATACCATGTTATAGAATCCATAAAAAGCAATGAAGGGCTGGAAAATCTTCCTATCATTATCTTTACAGAGCAGAATTTATCAAAAGAAGAAGAACTGAAAATAAAGCAGTATGCAGATTCTATAGTGGTAAAAACGGCCCATTCTTATCAGAGAATTTTAGATGAGGTAGGTTTATTCTTACATTTGGTGGAGGAAAAAAACAATTTCCTTGAAAATAATACCAGTAGGGTGCTAGGCTCTCTGACAGAGGTATTAAGTGGGAAAAAAGTTCTGATCACGGATGATGATGTGCGTAACATCTTTTCTTTAACCAAAGCGTTAGAAAAATACAAAGTGGAGGTGATTGTAGCGATGGATGGGAAACACTCTCTTCAGCAGCTTAAGCAAAACCCGGATATAGATGTCATTTTGATGGATATGATGATGCCTGAGATGGATGGTTATGAAACCATTAAAGAAATCAGGAAAATGCAGGAATTCAAAAGGCTGCCAATTATAGCCATTACGGCAAAATCAATGATTGGAGAACGTGAAAAATGCATCACAGCAGGAGCTTCTGATTATATCTCAAAACCTGTGGATATTGATCAGCTGCTATCACTGCTTCGCGTTTGGTTATATGAAAGTTAA